The segment AAGTCTCTCCCTTTTCTAATTACACTATTAATAATTTGTGCACTATTTCACATGAATAGGCAAAGTCGTTTACAAATTATAGGTTTTTAATTAATTCGCTAGCAAACTCTGAACATTTTACTTCAGTAGCGCCATCCATTAAGCGTGCAAAGTCATAAGTTACAACTTTAGAAGAGATTGTTTTCTCAACTGAGTTTGTAACTAAGTCTGCAGCTTCTTGCCATCCTAAGTGCTCAAGCATTAATACGCCTGAAAGTAATACTGAAGATGGGTTAACTTTGTCTTGACCAGCATATTTTGGAGCTGTACCGTGAGTAGCTTCAAAGATCGCGTGACCAGTTACGTAGTTAATGTTAGCACCTGGAGCGATACCGATACCACCAACTTGAGCAGCTAATGCGTCTGAGATGTAGTCACCGTTTAAGTTCATAGTAGCTACTACGTCGAACTCATTTGGACGAGTTAAGATTTGTTGTAAGAAGATATCAGCAATTGAATCTTTAACTAAGATTTTACCAGCAGCTAGTGCAGCATCTTGTGCAGCGTTTGCAGCAGCTTCACCTTGTTCAGCTTTAATTGCATCGTATTGGTTCCAAGTGAAAGTTTGATCAGCAAATTCAGTTTCTGCTAATTCATAACCCCATTTTTTGAATCCACCCTCTGTGTACTTCATGATGTTACCTTTGTGTACTAAAGTAACTGTTGGTTCGTTGTGCTTGATTGCATACTCGATTGCAGCACGCACTAAACGGTGAGTACCTTCTTGAGATACTGGTTTAATACCGATACCTGAAGTTTCTGGGAAACGGATGTTTTTTGTACCGAATTCTGTTTGTAAGAAGTCGATGATTTTTTTAGCTTGGTCTGAACCAGCTTCAAACTCGATACCAGCATAGATATCTTCTGTGTTTTCACGGAAAATAACCATGTTTACATCTTCAGGACGTTTAACTGGTGAAGGAACACCGTCAAAGTGACGTACTGGACGTAAGCAAACATAAAGGTCAAGTTGTTGACGTAATGCTACGTTTAGGGAACGAATACCGCCACCGATTGGAGTTGTTAAAGGACCTTTAATTGCGATTAAATATTCATTGATTTTGTCTAAAGTTTCTTGTGGTAACCATTCACCAGTTTTGTTAAATGCTTTTTCACCAGCTAAAACTTCTAACCATTCGATTTTCTTTTCATTGTTGTAAGCTTTTGCTACAGCCGCGTCGATTACGCGAGAAGCTGCTGCCCAAATATCTGGACCGATACCGTCACCCTCGATGAAAGGGATCACTGGATTGTTTGGAACGATTAAATTACCGTTATCTACTACTATTTTGTTAGTCATTGAAAATTGCCTCCTAATAATCGTAAATCTAGGACCGGCATCCGCACAGTCCTAAACATGTTATCATACTTTTCTGATTAACGCTCGTTAATTGGAATGTATTTTTGCATACCTGGTCCAACATACTCTGCACGTGGACGGATTAAACGGTTGTTTGCATATTGCTCAAGGATATGTGCTACCCAACCTGAAGTACGAGATACTGCGAAGATTGGTGTAAATAAGTCATGCTCGATACCTAAAGAGTCATATACTGATGCTGAGAAGAAATCTACGTTAGCTGGTAATTTCTTTTGTTCTACGATCATGTCATGAATTTTAACAGACATATCATATAATTCTGGTTTACCAGTTAATTTAGTTAGTTTCTCAGACATAATGCGTAGGTGTGGCGCACGTGGGTCGCCTTTGCGGTATACGCGGTGACCGAAGCCCATGATTTTTTCTTTGTTATCCAATTTGTTTTGAACCCAAGATTCAACTTTATCAATTGAACCGATTTCAGTTAACATTTTCATAACTTGTTCATTTGCACCACCGTGTAATGGGCCTTTTAATGCGCCGATTGCAGCTGTTACACCAGAATATACATCTGATAATGTTGCTACACATACACGAGCTGTAAATGTAGAAGCATTTAATTCGTGGTCAGCATGTAATACTAACGCTTTGTCGAATGCTTCAATTGCGATTGCTTCTGGCTCTTCACCAGATAGCATATATAAGAAGTTTGCTGCATAGCCTAATTCCGGCTTCGGAGCAATTGGCTCTTTACCTTGACGAACGCGAGCAAAAGTTGTTACTACTGTAGCAATTTTCGCTTGTAAACGAATTGCTTTACGGTAGTTAGCTTCTGTTTCCATTACGTCTGCTTCCTCATCAAATGCACCTAACATTGATACTGCTGTACGTAATGCAGCCATTGGATGTACTGTATTGATTGGCATAGATTTGAATAAGTCTGTAATTGCCGCCGGGATAGACATGTTCTCAGCAAGTTGTTGTTTTAATTCAGCTAGCTCGTCCGCTTTTGGTA is part of the Solibacillus sp. FSL K6-1523 genome and harbors:
- the citZ gene encoding citrate synthase, with product MSATKGLEGIVAAESKISSIIDDTLTYVGYNIDDLTNNATFEEIIYLLWHTRLPKADELAELKQQLAENMSIPAAITDLFKSMPINTVHPMAALRTAVSMLGAFDEEADVMETEANYRKAIRLQAKIATVVTTFARVRQGKEPIAPKPELGYAANFLYMLSGEEPEAIAIEAFDKALVLHADHELNASTFTARVCVATLSDVYSGVTAAIGALKGPLHGGANEQVMKMLTEIGSIDKVESWVQNKLDNKEKIMGFGHRVYRKGDPRAPHLRIMSEKLTKLTGKPELYDMSVKIHDMIVEQKKLPANVDFFSASVYDSLGIEHDLFTPIFAVSRTSGWVAHILEQYANNRLIRPRAEYVGPGMQKYIPINER
- the icd gene encoding NADP-dependent isocitrate dehydrogenase, which translates into the protein MTNKIVVDNGNLIVPNNPVIPFIEGDGIGPDIWAAASRVIDAAVAKAYNNEKKIEWLEVLAGEKAFNKTGEWLPQETLDKINEYLIAIKGPLTTPIGGGIRSLNVALRQQLDLYVCLRPVRHFDGVPSPVKRPEDVNMVIFRENTEDIYAGIEFEAGSDQAKKIIDFLQTEFGTKNIRFPETSGIGIKPVSQEGTHRLVRAAIEYAIKHNEPTVTLVHKGNIMKYTEGGFKKWGYELAETEFADQTFTWNQYDAIKAEQGEAAANAAQDAALAAGKILVKDSIADIFLQQILTRPNEFDVVATMNLNGDYISDALAAQVGGIGIAPGANINYVTGHAIFEATHGTAPKYAGQDKVNPSSVLLSGVLMLEHLGWQEAADLVTNSVEKTISSKVVTYDFARLMDGATEVKCSEFASELIKNL